A single uncultured Methanolobus sp. DNA region contains:
- a CDS encoding DUF5814 domain-containing protein, which produces MTLWILASPERSKIIILPIRDRKKIPLFVGELILRNTDAGPRPHKFKVKSDGKGEYKPPSEFVDLLRIADRIMIARDGDEKQTAEFVEMLQGFQLSADVVNACRFCLLKNRFNFLNRHSIKYHKDKICEDCAREELKRMLKSSQVNYADEACQRFEEIMLKTKDLDRTMAMVSPEDLDRELTRFDSIAANTEVPTGKIKDLPLHKSFKKILLAKSETLLPVQSLSIENGLLKGQDQLVTSVTATGKTLIAELAGIENILRAKGRMLYLVPLVALANQKYDQFTTRYSPIGLKTSIRVGSARIKTAKNASMKRTLDSEIIVGTYEGLDYLLRTGSADLLGKIGTVIIDEVHTIEDSERGHRLDGVIGRLKYVAPGAQFIYLSATVAKPQLRAKQFNARLVEYEYRPVPIERHLILCPEHSKNKIMTRLVREEFATTSSKGHKGQTIIFTNSRRNCHRIAEALPIFAAPYHAGLTSQERKKTEIAFLKGKLPVVVTTAALAAGVDFPASQVIFESLAMGIEWLTMQDFLQMLGRAGRPDYHDRGEVILLAVPNKKYSGDKGDSEDAVALKLLKGEMEHTKVEYGEDEQLEEVLASVAVTSSKKDLETIHSSMLGDFNVNYLLEKLAKNKFIHKKGDLVSLTKFGKIAAGHFLSVSKAFLIRDSVLVEQDPIVTVSNIEFFDSVYYKYANRISSALNVNLPSRVFQGASLDILFEGENMDKLDITLRDQLFEFAADFLTCNCRDSPYCGCAERKFSEKIISIRAEGYEPEGIVKKLEHLYGVTAYPGDVLGYLDNVVRNLEAVEMIAAAYSKREISARAKSLRRQVEG; this is translated from the coding sequence ATGACGCTCTGGATACTTGCAAGCCCTGAAAGGTCAAAGATAATCATTCTGCCGATACGTGACAGGAAAAAGATTCCTCTTTTTGTCGGTGAACTCATCCTCAGGAATACCGATGCAGGCCCGCGGCCACATAAGTTCAAGGTAAAAAGCGACGGAAAAGGTGAATATAAACCTCCGTCGGAATTCGTAGATCTTTTGAGGATAGCTGACCGCATCATGATAGCCAGGGACGGTGATGAGAAACAGACAGCAGAGTTCGTTGAAATGCTCCAGGGTTTCCAGCTCAGTGCGGATGTTGTTAATGCTTGCAGGTTCTGTCTTTTGAAGAACAGGTTCAATTTCCTGAACAGACACTCCATAAAATACCATAAGGATAAGATCTGTGAGGACTGTGCCAGGGAAGAGCTTAAGAGGATGCTTAAAAGCTCTCAGGTGAACTATGCTGATGAGGCATGCCAGAGATTTGAAGAGATTATGCTCAAAACAAAGGACCTTGACCGTACAATGGCCATGGTAAGTCCTGAAGACCTTGACCGCGAGCTTACAAGGTTTGATTCCATTGCAGCAAATACAGAGGTTCCTACGGGAAAGATAAAGGATCTGCCTTTGCATAAGAGTTTCAAGAAGATATTGCTTGCAAAATCTGAGACACTCCTGCCGGTCCAGTCATTATCCATAGAAAATGGTCTCCTAAAAGGCCAGGATCAGCTTGTAACTTCTGTGACAGCTACCGGAAAGACACTGATTGCTGAACTTGCAGGAATTGAGAATATACTGCGTGCTAAAGGACGCATGCTTTACCTTGTACCACTTGTAGCTCTTGCAAATCAGAAATACGACCAGTTCACAACAAGATACTCTCCAATAGGTCTGAAAACATCCATCAGGGTTGGAAGTGCCCGTATCAAGACCGCAAAGAATGCTTCAATGAAAAGGACACTGGATTCTGAGATAATTGTTGGAACTTACGAAGGTCTGGATTACCTGCTAAGAACCGGCAGTGCTGATCTGCTTGGTAAGATAGGTACTGTGATAATCGATGAGGTGCACACTATTGAGGATTCTGAAAGAGGACACAGACTTGACGGTGTTATTGGAAGACTGAAATATGTTGCACCAGGTGCCCAGTTCATCTATCTTTCTGCTACCGTGGCAAAACCTCAGTTGCGTGCAAAGCAGTTTAATGCAAGGCTTGTGGAGTACGAGTATCGTCCTGTGCCGATAGAGAGGCATCTCATTCTGTGTCCGGAACATTCCAAAAATAAGATAATGACCCGGCTTGTGAGGGAGGAGTTTGCCACTACCTCGTCAAAAGGACATAAAGGACAGACCATCATTTTTACAAATTCCCGAAGAAACTGCCATCGTATAGCTGAGGCACTTCCGATTTTTGCTGCTCCTTATCATGCCGGTCTTACAAGCCAGGAACGAAAAAAGACCGAGATAGCATTCCTGAAAGGAAAATTGCCTGTTGTGGTCACAACCGCCGCGCTTGCTGCGGGAGTTGACTTCCCGGCCTCTCAGGTTATATTCGAGTCCCTTGCGATGGGTATTGAGTGGCTCACAATGCAGGACTTTTTGCAGATGCTCGGACGTGCAGGAAGGCCGGATTATCATGACCGTGGTGAAGTTATTCTTCTGGCTGTTCCGAATAAGAAGTATTCAGGTGATAAGGGTGATTCCGAGGATGCTGTTGCCCTGAAACTGCTAAAAGGCGAGATGGAGCACACAAAGGTTGAGTACGGGGAAGATGAACAGCTTGAGGAAGTTCTTGCTTCGGTTGCTGTGACTTCATCAAAGAAGGATCTGGAAACTATCCATTCATCTATGCTGGGAGATTTTAATGTTAATTACCTGCTTGAAAAGCTTGCCAAAAATAAGTTCATTCATAAAAAAGGAGACCTGGTATCTCTCACCAAATTCGGCAAGATTGCAGCAGGTCACTTCCTGTCGGTTTCTAAGGCGTTCCTTATACGTGATTCTGTTCTTGTGGAACAGGATCCTATTGTTACGGTTTCAAATATCGAATTCTTTGATTCGGTCTATTACAAGTATGCGAATCGTATCTCTTCTGCTCTGAATGTGAACCTCCCTTCAAGGGTGTTCCAGGGCGCTTCCCTTGATATTCTTTTTGAAGGGGAGAATATGGATAAACTGGATATTACTTTGCGTGACCAGTTGTTCGAGTTTGCCGCAGATTTCCTTACCTGTAATTGCCGTGATTCTCCGTATTGCGGTTGTGCGGAACGCAAGTTCTCTGAGAAGATAATCTCTATCAGGGCTGAAGGATATGAGCCGGAAGGTATCGTGAAAAAGCTTGAGCATCTTTATGGTGTAACTGCTTATCCGGGTGATGTGCTTGGTTATCTTGATAATGTGGTGCGTAACCTTGAGGCTGTAGAGATGATAGCTGCGGCTTATTCCAAGCGTGAGATCTCAGCCAGAGCAAAAAGTTTGAGAAGGCAGGTTGAGGGATAA
- a CDS encoding DUF3467 domain-containing protein has protein sequence MDKEKNEGVVMSDKPEDAKKKKTVRIELHKPEDFKQVYSIGAVGGHSPYDFRIGFYNDMPMATDKAGEQVIQRRLETEVIMSPLAAVELVRWLNQHIQNYEAAFGPIARPQVGVKKKPEAVQDSTEIEGYM, from the coding sequence ATGGACAAAGAAAAAAACGAAGGTGTTGTAATGAGCGATAAACCGGAAGATGCTAAGAAAAAGAAGACAGTGAGAATTGAGCTTCACAAGCCTGAGGATTTCAAGCAGGTATACTCTATCGGTGCTGTGGGCGGTCACAGTCCGTATGACTTCAGGATCGGTTTCTACAATGATATGCCAATGGCAACGGACAAGGCCGGAGAGCAGGTCATCCAGAGAAGACTTGAGACCGAGGTAATTATGTCACCTCTGGCAGCCGTTGAACTTGTACGCTGGTTAAATCAGCATATTCAGAACTATGAAGCTGCATTCGGTCCTATTGCAAGGCCGCAGGTTGGCGTTAAGAAGAAACCAGAGGCTGTTCAGGACAGTACTGAGATAGAAGGATATATGTAA